The Deinococcus terrestris genomic sequence TCCTGTCCTATGCCCGGGACTGCGGGGCGGTGTCGGAAGCGGAGGCGCTCTCCCTCGGGGAACAGGCGGCGGAGGCCCTCCGGGATACCTCGGCGGGGCAGGCGGCGGCCCTCGAGCATGTGGACCCCGTGACCCGCTTCCTCCCGCTGCTCTCGGGGCTGCTCCGCTCGGGAGCGGTGTTCCTCCGGGATGCGGACACGGGGGAAGCTCCTGGGTCGGACCTCGGGGCGGAGAGTCCGGACGCTCCGTCGGCGGGCTGGCGCTGGCGGCCCTACGGGGACCCCGCCGAGGGGAAAGGCACATGGGAGACACGCCCCGGCGCGGTTCCGGTGGGGTTCCTCGGGGAGTACGGCGGGCAGACATACGCGCTGCTCGAGGCGTCCGCCTATGCCCAGGTCAACCGGGCCGCCGAGGGGGAAGGTCACGGCCTCCCGGCTCCCCGGTCACTGTGGCAGGGCCTCCGGGACCGGCACGCGCCGAGCGGGGACATGGTGGCGGAGTCCGGGAAGGCCACTTACCGGCGGGGCGTGTATGGGTGCGGGCCAAAGGAACGCATTCCCTTTTATAACTTTCTGTGGCCCCTCCCACTCCAGAAAAGGGACGAAAGGGACACCGAGCAGGAAACGCCCTCCCACACGGGGAAAAGTGGTGTCCCTTTTCATCTCTTAGATAAGGGACACTTCTCTAGAAAAGGGACACCACTCCCGGATTCTCCCTCTAGCACGGCCTTTTCTGGTGTCCCTTTTCTCCCCTCGGCGGAAACAGCCGTCCCTGACGCGGAAACTTCCGAGGAAGCGGACGCCCTCGAGGTGTTCAGCGTATGAGGGCCGCCGAGGTTCCCGGCTTCCTGGCGGAGCTGGCGGCGCTCGGGGTGGCGGTTGAGCCGGACGGCCCGGACTCCCTCCGGGTCAAGGTCCCCCGGGCGGTGGTGAGTTCCGCCGAGATAGCGCGGCGGGTGCGGGCCGCTAAACCGGCCCTGCTCGAGCATTTTGCCCGGGCCGCTGCTCCCGCCGAGGGAGAAACGGGTGGGCGTGGCCTCTCCCCTGCTCGGCGTCCTGGCATTCCGGAGTGGGAAGGCTCCCCCGAGGTGTACGGCCCTGACGCCCTCCCCCGGAAGCACGCCCCACCCCCTGAGCAGGCCCCGGAGGACCGGCCCCACGTCTCTCCGGTGAAGCTGTGCGGCGGCTGCGCTAGGTGGTCCCCGGACGTTCCCGGAGCGGAGGGCGGGAGCTGCTCGGCGGGGTGGGCGGCGCATGACCTCCCGCCCATGCCGGAACTCGGGCCGCTTCCCGTGACCTCGAGGGGGTCCCGCTGTTGGGCATGGGGCGGGAAGGGCTGGCGGAAGGCGGTCCGGGCATGAGGGCGGCACGCTCCCGCCGAGCAGCTCCGGCAGTGGTCAAAACTGGTCATTTCCCGGACGCCCCCTCCCCCGCCGGGTACGTCCTGGCCCTGGCGCTGGCCCGCTCCCTCCCCATGCTGGCGGCCCTGCCGGTCCTGGCCTTCCTCCGCTCGGCGGAACCGGGTCCCCGGGAAGTCCGGGAGGCGCGGGCGGCCCTCGAGGGCGCGGGGTTGCTGCTTCCGGGCGGCAGTCTGACCGCCGAGGGAAGGGAAGCGGCGCGGGAGGCCCTTGCAACCCTGCTCCCGTAAACGGCAGTTTCGGGGAAGGTTTGGGCACGTTTGGGAAGGTTTTGGCACACGTCACACGCCCCGGAAGGCGTCCCCGAGCGGTCCGGGCAGCTCCCGGCCCCCGGGACCCCCCCCGGGTCAGAAAGGAAGGTGGGCAGAGTGAGCGGAAGGAAGCGCCGGAAGGCGGGCACAGTGGAGGAAGCGCGGCGGATTCTGTGGCGAGCACTCGAGCGGGCCGGGGCGCTGGCGGACGCCGAGGAACAGACGCCCGGAGACACGCTCCGGGTGCTTCATGCCGTGTCTCAGGGAGTGGCCGCTTACGTCCGGGTGTGTGAAGTGGCGGACCTCGAGGCCCGGCTAGAGGCTCTCGAGCGGGCCGCCGAACGGGAGCCGGAGGGCCAGGGCGGGGAGAAAACAGGTCCCCGGCTCGGGAAGGGGGCCGCGTGACTGCCTCCCGCCGGAAGCGGCTCGGGGTGCTTGAGCAGGCCCACGCCGAGCGGGAGGAAGCGCGGATAGAGGCCCTGTCCTCCCGAGCGGCTCAGTCCATGACCCCAGCGGAGCTGACGGCCCTGCTCGGGCACATGGACTGTATGGACACGCGGGAAGGGCGGGCGGCAGTGAGGCGGCTCCGGGCATGGGGTGAGACGGTCCCGGAGATACGGGACGCCCCGGACCTCGGGGAAGCGGGGCGGGCATGGTGGGAGAGGAACGTGAAGGCCCGCACCCCCCCGGACCTTCCTCCCTCGGCGGACGCCCTGGCGGACCTCGAGCGGTACGCGGGCCAGTGGCGGGAGGTGGCCGCCCGGGGGGACTGCCCCGAGCAGGACGCGGCGGAAGGGCTGGCGGCGCTATGGGCATGGTGGGCGGCCCTGGCCCGGGCGCTGCTCGGGGACCTGACGGCCCATGAGCAGACCGGGAAGGGTGGGGGATTGAATGACCTCGAGTGTTAACCCTAGAGTAAACAGTGTGCCGAGGGTGTTACAGGCCAAACGGTCCGGAGACACCTCAAGCATGGTGGTCCGGGACCTGCTAGAGATGCGCCGAAAGGGGCAACGGGAAGCGGTCACGGCAATCATTCGCATGGTGCGGGACCTGAAAGAGCACGGCAGAGAAAGCCGCTACGCGCTCCCCCTCAAGGGCACACCTGTGTGGGAACTCAAGACCCGCTCGAGGGGCGGAGAGAAGGGAGGGGCGCGGGTGTATTTCTTTTGGACACAGGACGGGGTGCCCACGCTCTGCGGCGCGGAGGTCAAGGAAGGCGATACCCCAAGCGCCGGACTGCTGAAAGAGGCCCTCCGCGCCGCCCTCGGCAACAGGAAGGGGGAGACATGAAAACGGCTCAGGAATGGAAAGACACCCTCAACCTTGATGACCTCCCAGACGCGGAACTGCTGGCCCTACTGAATGAGGCGGAGGGCATGGAAGCGGCCCCCCACACGGCAGATGAGGCGCTGGCGGCGGGGCTTGCCACTGAACTTGACCCCCACACCCTCGAGCAGCACATAGAGGAACTGCACACGGCGGAGACAGTGGGCGCGGCCCTGTCTGCCGCCCGGGGTGCTCGGCACCTCGCGGCCCGGGAAGTGGGGCGGCGGCTCGGGGTCAGTGGGGCGCGGATTGTCAAACTCGAGCGGGGCATCAACGCCGAGCTATTCACCGTGGGGCGCTACGCCGAGGCGGTGGGCTACCGGGCCTGCCTGACCCTGAAACCCCAGGAAGGCGGCGGTCCTGTCATCAGTGTTCCGCTAACTGCCCCCGGGGGGGTCAAAAAGCCCCCGCACCTCTGACCCACCCCGCTCCTCAACACTTTTCAACAGTTGCCCCCGCCCCCCCGGGCGGGTTTCGGCTTTTTTCGGCCTCCCGTCTCCTCTCGGCGGAGGGTGTCGGGAAACTCCCCGAGCAGGACCGGGGGACGCCCTCCCCGTGGGGGCCTTCCGGCACGGCGGGAGTGTCGGGAAACTGCCGGAAGAAACCCCCGCCGGGTGCCGTCAGAAACCCCACGCCCATCCGGGCGGCGAGCCGCTCCCACACGGCCCGGAGGCCGGGGTCTCCCTTCCGCCAGAAAGTTCCCGGGAGGTCCGGAAGAAACTCCCCCACGTCCTCCCTGACGCGGGCACGGTCCCGGCAGCACTTCACTCTCTGGCGTTTTTAGGGCCGCCGGACGCTCTCCCCATCCCTGACCCCGCTCCGGCCTCCGCTGGCCCATCCTGACCCCTTTCCGGAGCGGCGCGGGCTTGTCCCTCCCCCAGCAGTCCGCCGAGGGGGAAGGCGGCCCGAGTTTCCCCCCTTTTATGGGTGTCAATTCTGTCAGGTGCGCGGAGCGGTTTTTCTGTCCTGCTCGGCGTTCCCCGGTTTCTGACCGGAACACTTACGGAATACTGTTCAGCATGAGCAGAGGGCCGGGGCGGGTCATGGTGGCGTTACTCGAGACGCTCGAGCAGGATTGCTCCGGCATCTCCGGGGAGCTGGCGGCGCGGGTGGGGAGCAGCTCGGAAAGTACGCGCCGGGCGCTGCGGAAGCTGCGGGCTTCCGGGCGGGTTGCCCTGCTCGGCGTACAGGCGGACGGGGCGCGGGTGTGGTTTGTGCCGAGCGCGGCGCGGTTCCTGGCGCTGCTGTACCGGGACCGGCTCCGGCAACCCTGAGCGCGGCCCGGAACAGGCGAAAAGATACGAAAGTTTGCCCCCCATTCCGGGCAGTCGGGAGGTCGCGGAAGGCGTCCCCGTGGGGGTTCCCGGCCCCCGTTCAAGCTTTCACCCCCGGCCCCCTGAAACTGGCGACAGCTCGAGCACCCTCCCGCCCCCGCGTCCCCGTCCTGGCGCATGTCCCCACCCTCCGGAAGCTGTCGCGCCGGATTCTGCAAGGGGTTCCCGCCCGGGCGGATTCTGCAAGGGGTTCCCCGGCGGGGCGCTGAACTGTCATGGGGTCCCGCCGAGGTGTAGAACCTCCCCGGACGGTTCCCCCGGTTCCGGGACCTCCATAGGGTTCCGGGCGCTCTGGTTTCTTCATGGGGTCCCGCCGAGAGAGGGAAGGCCCTCCCCACCCCGGCCCCCGCCTGGGCTGCTCCCCCGTGGGCGGAAACCTTAGCCACTCTTAGCCACCTTCCGCCGGTCCCCCTCCCGGTGTCCTGGCGCTGCTCGGCAGTCCGGCCCCTACACGCGGGGAACCTCACTTTTCTCTAGCACCCGGAAGCAGGCACGGGGCGGGAGGGCTGCCGCGCCCACACGCGGGCGGTCTGAGGTTTGTCTAGTTTTTTCACCCTGGCACGGGTTAACACCCCGGGCACTTTTTGCCCCTAGCGCGGGCTAGCGTTCCGGGTATACGCCGAGCAGCAGAAGGCCCGCCGCACATGCTGCCCGCTTTGGGGCACGGGCGCGACATACTGACCCGCGTGACCCCCGAGCAGTTTGTCAAGACTTACGGCGCTCTGAGCGTGAATGAGCGGAGCGCGGCCCAATCGCACTTCATAGACCTCTGCGCCCTGCTCGGCGTCCCTAACCCAGTTCAGGGGGACCCGAGCGGGGAGACGTACCGCTTTGAAAAGCCCGTCAGCAAGATCACGGGGAAAAAGGGCTTTGCGGACGTGTGGAAGGCGGGCGCGTTCGGGTGGGAGTACAAGGGCAAGGGGGCGGACCTGAAACGGGCCTATGAGCAGCTCGTTTCCTACCGGGAGGACCTGCAAAACCCGCCCCTGCTTGTGGTGTCTGACATGCACACGGTAGAGGTCCATACCAACTTCACGGGGACCCTGAAGGCAGTCCGGCGGTACACGCTCGAGGACCTGTTAGACGAAAGCAAGCGGCTCGAGCTGCGGAAGGTGTGGACCGAGCCGGAAGCGTTTAACCCCTCGGCGCAAGCGGCGGACGTGACCGAGGCCGTTATGCGCGAGCTGGTACAGGTGGGGGACGCGCTCAAGGAACGCGGGGAGCAGCCGGACGACGTGGCGCATTTTCTGGTGAAGTGCGTGTTTACCCTGTTTGCCGAGGACGTGGGCCTGCTTCCCCGGAAAACATTCGCGCTGCTCCTCGAGGCCGCCGAGGAACGCCCGGAGGACTTCCGGGAGATGGCCGGGGAGCTGTTCCGGCTGATGAAGGGCGGCGGCTTGAGCGTGGTCGGGCGTATTCCCCACATCAACGGCGGCGTGTTCACGAATCCTGCCGCGCCGGACCTCCGGCTCCCGGATGTTCAGACCCTCCAGCGGGCCGCCCGGCGGGACTGGCGCAAGCTCGAGCCTGCCATTTTCGGGACCCTCTTTGAGCGCGTCATTGACCCGGACAAGCGGAGTCAACTCGGGGCGCACTACACGCCCCTGGCGGACATTGTGGACGTGGTAGAGCCGGTCATGCTGGCCCCGCTGCGGGCCGAGTGGGAGGCCCTCCGCGCCGAGCTGGTCCCGCTTATGGAGCTGGCGGAGGCTGCCGAGGCTGCCGCCGGGGGACTGTGGGAGGCCGCCGAGGGGAAGGAACGGGCGGCGGTGGTGGAAAAGCTCCGGGCCTTTCAGGACCGCCTGGCAGCGGTGACGGTGCTGGACCCCGCGTGTGGGAGCGGAAACTTTCTCTATACGGCGCTGCGGCTGCTGCTGGACCTCGAGGCGGAAGTCAGGGCCACCCTCCGGGGCCTGACCGGGCAGGCGCAGCCCGTGAAGGTGTCGCCCCGGCAGATGCGCGGCCTCGAGCGCTCCGAGTACGCGCATGAAATCGCGGGCATGGTGCTGTGGATTGGCTACCTTCAGTGGCTCTCAGAACATGGGGAGAACCTCCGGGACCGCTCCCCGGTGCTGGACGCCCTCCCCGGCCTCGAGAACCGGGACGCGGTGCTAGACGGGGACCGGGCGGCGGCGTGGCCTCCCGCCGAGTTCATCACGGGAAACCCGCCCTTCCTCGGCAATTACAAGATGCGGGAGGAACTCGGGGGCGAGTATGCCGAGACACTCCGGGCGGCCTACGCGGGCCGGGTGCCAGGGTTTGCGGACCTTGTGGCGTACTGGTTTGAAAAGGCCCGGGAGCAGATAGAGCAGGGGCACACGCGGCGGGCGGGCCTGATCGCTACGAATAGCATCCGGGGTGGGAAAAACCGGGTGGTGTTGGAACGGATCGCGGAAACGGGCAGCATTTTCCGGGCGTGGCCGGACCGGGTATGGATTCAGGACGGCGCGGCGGTCCGGACAAGCATTGTCTGTTTTGATGACGGCTCCGAGCAGGCGCGGGTGCTGCTGAGGCACACGGGGGATGAGGACCGGCCCGAGCAGCGCGGCACCGAGGCGCGGGAGGTGGCCGTGATTCACCCGGACCTGACCTCGGCGGCAGACTTGACGGCGGCGCGGCGGCTGAGGGAGAACGCCGGGAAATCCTTTGAGGGCGTGAAACCCGCCGGAAAGTTTGACCTTCCGGGCAGCGTGGCGCGGGAGTGGCTGGACCTTCCAAACCCCAGCGGCTTGAGCAATGCGGACGTGCTGAGGCCGTATGTGGGCGGGGATGACCTGACGGACCGGAATAAGGACCGCTACACGGTGGACTTTAATCAGATGCCGTTCGAGGTAGCGGAGCAGTACCGGCGGCCCATGCGCTATTTATCGGAAGAAGCAAAAGACAAGAACGGGAAGACGCCGAAAGATTCCAAGCGGGAGAAATGGTGGCTCTATGACCGGGCGCGGCCTGAGCTGAGGGCCGCCCTCGAGCCGCTTTCTCGATTCATCGCCACCCCACGCCATATGAAGCACCGTTCCTTTTCGTGGCTGACCCCCGGCTGCATTCCCGGTGATGCCCTGACGGTCATCGCCGCTGAGGATGACCTGACTTTCGGCGTCCTGAACAGTTCCCCGCATACGGCGTGGGCGCTCCGTATGGGAACCTCTCTCGAAGACCGCCCGCGCTACACGCCCACAACCTGTTTTGAAACCTTCCCCTTCCCCCGCCCCAGCCCCGAGCAGGCGGAGGCCATAGCGCAGGTGGCGCGGTTCCTTGAGACGGCGCGGGCCTTTCTGCGGACCAAACGGGACCCCAAACAGAAAGCGAACGCGGGGACCTCGGAACAGGACAAGACCCTGACCCTGACCGGGATGTATAACCTCCTCTCCGATTACCGGCAGACGGGGCAGGAAGTGGTGACGGGGCTGGCGACCCTGGCGGACGCCCACGACACCCTAGACCGGGCCGTGAGCGCGGCCTACGGGTGGGAGTGGCCTCTAGACGAGGATGAGATGCTCTCCCGGCTGCTGGCCCTGAACCTCGAGCGGCACGCGGCGGAGACGGCGGGGAGTGCCGAGGCAGGGCAGGCACGGGAGACGGCTCCCGCCTGAGCCACAAAAGGCCCCGCCTCCGGAGGGGGAAGCGGGGCCGCCGAGGGAAAGGGCTACGCTTCCGCTCTGCTCGGCGTGACCTGCCGGACCTCCCGCCGCATGACCGCCAGGGCCTCCCGGAGCCGCTCCCGGGAGCGGGTATCTGCCGGGTCCGCCAGGGCCTCTACCGCCAGAGAGAAGGCATGGTGAGCGCCGAGGAAGCAGGTCAGGGCGTGCAAGCTCGGGAAGCTGTTCAGCGCGGCCCCGGCGGTTTCCGGGGTCAGGGTCCCCGCGTCCGCCCCCTCGAGGAAGCTCCGGGCCTCGGGGGTTCCTTCCGCCATGTGGTCCCGCTGCGCGGCGGCGTAGGTGATGAACAGGACGGCGGCGCGGTGGGGGTCCTCCGGCTCATGCTCGAGCAGGAACAGCAACAGGACCCGGGACAGGCTGGCGCACGCGGCCCCGTACAGGAAGGCGGGGGACTCGGGCGCGTCCCGGGCGTCCCTGACTTCTCCCAGCGCGGCCCCGAGTAAATCGAGGGCGGCGTGTACCTCGGCGGGACTTCCGGCAGAAATGGGCATGTCCCGGAGCATGTTCCCAATGGTGGGCGCGTACCGCTCGGCGTGCTCCCGGGCGGCGCGGCGGTGGGCGGTGTCGGCTTGCTGCTCGGCGGTCAGGTAGGGGACGGTGTCTGTCTCGAGTGGGGTCATGGTGGGGCCGTCCTTTTTGGAGGGGAGTGCTGCCGAGTTCTGGAGCCGGAAAGGGGCCGCCGCGTTCCCAGCATTTTCCCGGCGGGAGGGTGAAAAGTCGCTCCCCGTGGGCCTTCCTTTCCCGGGAGTGTTCCCGGGTGAGGTCACGCCGAGGGAAGGAAGGCGGCCCTTTTTTAAGGGGGGATTTCTGTTTCCCCCCTGGCGGGGAGCGGCTCCGGCGGGCGGCAGTCACGCGGGCCGCCCGAGCGGGACGGGGAGCGGGACCCCCTCGAGCTGCTCGAGCGCCTCGAGCACTTCCCGCAGGACGCGCACCGTCCGGACCGGGAGCACGGCGGGCCTATACCCCTCGGCGGTCAGGGTGAGGGTGCTTCCCTCGAGAAAGGACGCCCCGGCGCGGCGCTCGAGCTGCTCGGCGTCCCGGAGGGAGAGGTCCGGCGCGTTCAGTTGCCAGTGTGTCCCCGGCGGGACCGCGTACACGCCCACCCGCCCCGCGTGGTACGCGCCGAGCATCAGGAAGCGCGGGAGGCCAGGGAGGGCCGCCGTTTTCACGGTGGACAGGTCCGCCCCGGTGGGGAGCAGGGCCGGGAGGCGTTTCGGGTTACGGACCCGGAGCAGCTCGGCAGGGGCGCTCATGCCTGCCCCCGGGTGCGGGAGAGCAGGACGCCGAGGGAGAGAAAGGCCAGGGCCGGACCGCACACAGCAGCGGCATACGCGGCGGGGGACTCGCTTCCCGCCAGGACGTAACAGGCGGCGGTGAGGGTGAGCAGCAACAGGGGGAACAGGTTCCGCATGGTATGACCTCGGCGCGACCTTCCGGAAGCAGGGGGAGGGACAGACCTCCCCCCTGCCCGGTCAGGCGCTCATTCCCCACTGGCCCCGGGCGTAGCTGCGGACCGTGTGGGCGTCTTCGGCGGAGAGCAAGGCCAGGGAGGGGACGGGGCGCTCGAGCACCTCGGCGGCGGTCGCGTAGTGATTCCGGAACCCGAGGCGGCCCAATTCCCGGTGAAGCTCCCGGGCGGCGGCCTTCCCGATGACCGGGGGCAGGGTGCGGGCAGCCTGTTGCATGGCCTCCCACGCGCTCACCCCCTCGGCGGTCAGGCGGGCAACCTCGGCGCGGCGCTCGGCACGGCGGGTCAGCAAGGGGGCGGTGGGGTCAGTGGCAGGGACTTCCGCCAGGACGGTCACGCGGTCCGCCCGCTTGAGGATGGCGAGCGCGTCCGCCAGGGGAGCCGCTTCCCCGTCCACTGCCGCCAGGATTCCGGCGGGGGTACGGGTGAGGGTTACGGTCCGGGTGACGGTGCCCCAGTTCTCCC encodes the following:
- a CDS encoding helix-turn-helix domain-containing protein, which encodes MKTAQEWKDTLNLDDLPDAELLALLNEAEGMEAAPHTADEALAAGLATELDPHTLEQHIEELHTAETVGAALSAARGARHLAAREVGRRLGVSGARIVKLERGINAELFTVGRYAEAVGYRACLTLKPQEGGGPVISVPLTAPGGVKKPPHL
- a CDS encoding class I SAM-dependent DNA methyltransferase, which translates into the protein MTPEQFVKTYGALSVNERSAAQSHFIDLCALLGVPNPVQGDPSGETYRFEKPVSKITGKKGFADVWKAGAFGWEYKGKGADLKRAYEQLVSYREDLQNPPLLVVSDMHTVEVHTNFTGTLKAVRRYTLEDLLDESKRLELRKVWTEPEAFNPSAQAADVTEAVMRELVQVGDALKERGEQPDDVAHFLVKCVFTLFAEDVGLLPRKTFALLLEAAEERPEDFREMAGELFRLMKGGGLSVVGRIPHINGGVFTNPAAPDLRLPDVQTLQRAARRDWRKLEPAIFGTLFERVIDPDKRSQLGAHYTPLADIVDVVEPVMLAPLRAEWEALRAELVPLMELAEAAEAAAGGLWEAAEGKERAAVVEKLRAFQDRLAAVTVLDPACGSGNFLYTALRLLLDLEAEVRATLRGLTGQAQPVKVSPRQMRGLERSEYAHEIAGMVLWIGYLQWLSEHGENLRDRSPVLDALPGLENRDAVLDGDRAAAWPPAEFITGNPPFLGNYKMREELGGEYAETLRAAYAGRVPGFADLVAYWFEKAREQIEQGHTRRAGLIATNSIRGGKNRVVLERIAETGSIFRAWPDRVWIQDGAAVRTSIVCFDDGSEQARVLLRHTGDEDRPEQRGTEAREVAVIHPDLTSAADLTAARRLRENAGKSFEGVKPAGKFDLPGSVAREWLDLPNPSGLSNADVLRPYVGGDDLTDRNKDRYTVDFNQMPFEVAEQYRRPMRYLSEEAKDKNGKTPKDSKREKWWLYDRARPELRAALEPLSRFIATPRHMKHRSFSWLTPGCIPGDALTVIAAEDDLTFGVLNSSPHTAWALRMGTSLEDRPRYTPTTCFETFPFPRPSPEQAEAIAQVARFLETARAFLRTKRDPKQKANAGTSEQDKTLTLTGMYNLLSDYRQTGQEVVTGLATLADAHDTLDRAVSAAYGWEWPLDEDEMLSRLLALNLERHAAETAGSAEAGQARETAPA